In Phycisphaerae bacterium, the sequence GTCGGACGCGAATCGTCTCCAGGCGCTCATGCCCGAGGGGTGCGAGATCATTCCCAATCCCCGCGGAACGGCGCCGGGCATCCATTTTCAGGGCGCGGCCCGCTCCCTGGACATTTTTGTTCTCCCGGGGGTTCCCTCGGAGATGAAGGCCATGTTCGCCGAGTCGGTGCTGCCGGCGGTGCGGGCGCGGAGCGGCGGAGCGGTCACGCTGGTCGCCCGGCTCAACTCCTTTGGCATGAGCGAGGCGAACGTGGGCGAGGCGCTGGCCGACCTGATGGCCCGGGATCGAAATCCGCTGGTGGGCACGACGGCATCGGCCGGGGTGATCGGCGTGCGGATTCTGGCGACGAGCACTAACGAGGCTGATGCGAGAGCCGTTCTTGGGGCTGATGTGGCGGAAGTCCGCCGCCGGCTGGGCGAGCACGTTTTCGGTGAAGGGGACGAAACGCTCCAGGAGTCGGTGGCGAAGCGGCTGTTCGAAACGAAGAAGACGGTTGCGACGGCGGAATCGTGCACGGGAGGCCTGCTGGCCAAGCGGTTAACAGACGTGCCGGGCAGCAGCACATACTTCCTGCGGGGGTACGTCTCGTATTCGAACGAGTCGAAGATCGAGCTTCTGGGCGTGGCCGCGGAGCTCATTCAGGAATACGGAGCCGTCAGTGAGGAAGTCGCGCGGGCGATGGCGTCGGGCTGCCGCCGGGCTTCGGGCGCGGATTTCGCCTTGTCGGTGACGGGCGTTGCGGGTCCGGGCGGCGGGACGGCGGAGAAGCCGGTGGGTCTGGTTTACGTCGGCCTGGCGGACGGGAGCGGCGTCGCGGTTCGGCGGCTGATGGTCGGTTCGCACCTTACGCGGGAAGAAATCCGGGACCGGACGTGCAAGATGGCCCTGAACATGCTTAGGCGGAAGATGATGAGATAGGCAATAGGCAATAGGCAATAGGCAATAGGCAATAGGCAACAGGCAACAGGAAAGAGTGAGCGGAGTTGCGTTGAAGAGGCCATGAACGGCCCGTAGAATCCTCGAAACCCGCCCTGGTGCATGATGGAGTGCGGGC encodes:
- a CDS encoding competence/damage-inducible protein A, producing the protein MDAVILSIGTELVSGQTLDTNAAWLAEQLSAVGCRVVRHVTVGDELEDITRAFREAMECAGTVMATGGLGPTADDLTRQALANALGRELVESAEALAQIEALFARWQRTMSDANRLQALMPEGCEIIPNPRGTAPGIHFQGAARSLDIFVLPGVPSEMKAMFAESVLPAVRARSGGAVTLVARLNSFGMSEANVGEALADLMARDRNPLVGTTASAGVIGVRILATSTNEADARAVLGADVAEVRRRLGEHVFGEGDETLQESVAKRLFETKKTVATAESCTGGLLAKRLTDVPGSSTYFLRGYVSYSNESKIELLGVAAELIQEYGAVSEEVARAMASGCRRASGADFALSVTGVAGPGGGTAEKPVGLVYVGLADGSGVAVRRLMVGSHLTREEIRDRTCKMALNMLRRKMMR